aacattttttttcatttttctgaaGATACTTCAgtcgtattcgcagcgttttaaaaattacgattgaaaaagcaaattttaaataatttttttctcatgtatcttataaatatttatgttgtCAATTTTTCTTAGTCTGCACCGTATTATTTTTTCGGGTTCAGAAAATtctgcgattttgtatcttgtttcgtctcctaagttatagtcctccgtagaaaaaaatttattactgctataaatatgtattaattttataatttatactcAATTCACtttactaatttaatttaaatctgaaatctggtaaaaaatttaaataccaCAGATAACACATTCTCTCGTGCAgcatttaattagttttgtttggttcaaaatttctagaactgacataatttttgcattcaaATACcaggaaaaaaaacaaaatttcccgcttatttattcaataaaaaaagtttattaacaacacaaaaattgtGAGTAACAATTCACATAATTActtccaaaaaaattgataattaaaaGTCTCAATTTGTACCCAATCTATTTATACACATTTCACATATTTCCTATTATAATAGCTTATAAATTATGACTATTATCATTTCTTATAAGTTTACTATTTATAATTGAATATTTATACCCGCCTGCACACTACTAGGTGTTTGAAAAAACCACCacttttggtggatgcgccggtcTAGCAACCACTAAGTgtcatttattcattttattgaCCCACACTGTAATCCATTCCGTGCACAAATCACCGATAAAATACCAGATTACATAAATCGTTTACTTATCTCTTGATAATCATCTCATAATCTAAATAACTCTTAGTCACAAATCACACAAAACCCTAGGTTGATTTAACACTAGCACGCAAAATGCGCCTAAGTACGCCCGTAATTGTGGCCATTTCAGGCTTCTGTATCTTACTCTTAGCCCTACTTTGCTCAAGTGTGATTTTTCCTGAACTGGAAAACTACTTAATAAGTAAGGAAACCGCGTTCGTGGAAGGGAGCAAGACATTTGAGACCTGGAAAAAAATACCGTTCccgttcaaattaaaaatttattttctcaatgtGACCAACGTTGATGATTTCCAAATGGGGGCCAAACCAACTTTTAGGGAAATAGGGCCCTATGTTTACGAGTATTGCacatatttacaaaattgagTCGTGTctgcaattattttgtagcGAATTTCGGGAACGCGAAGTTTTAGCAGTTAGTGAAGACAACGACACTGTTAGATATAATCAGAAAAAGACCTATTTTTTCAATAGAGAGGACTCAGGGTGTCGGACGGAAGAAGATGTAGTAACGATAATTAACACTGCCGCTGTGGTTCGAACTTTATTTAACTGTTCCTTCCCTTAAATTCTATCGTAGGGAATCgctcataaaatttataaactcGCACCAGACGCGATGGATATAGTAAACGATGCTTTACCATTCCTTTACCctggtataaaaaatatttttgtgactAACACAGTCCGAAACATTTTATTCGACGGTGTTACAATGTCTTGCGGATCGGACGAAGTGGCAATGATTTGTGATGGGTTAAAGAAACGACGTCCACCCAGCATTCGACCAGCTGACAACAACAAGGACTATTTGGTTGCAATGTTCCATCATgtaagtttattaaaactggtcaaataaccacaaaaaattcagATGAATGGGTCCGTTGACGGTCCTTACGAGATACAACGTGGGCTTAAAGACTCAAGCAAAGGTCAGGTGGTCGGTTTCAAAGACAACAACATGTTGACGCTCTGGACCGGCGACTGCAACACAATTCAAGGAACCGACCTCACCCTCAACCCAAACTTGAACGACTTGCCCccgaaaatatatttttttgcatctgACTTCTGCCGCTCATTTTCCGTAAAATTCGACAAAGAGTTGGTTTATTTGGGGCTTAAAAGTTACAAATTCAAGAACAGTAATTTATTCCACATTGAGAAAAATTGTTTCTGTGACAAGAACCCCGAAAATGAGGTGCCGGGATGTACACCGGCTGGAACAATGGATGTGAGTCCTTGTACCGGATCCTCGGTTGTACTCTCGCAGCCGCATTTTCTAAACGCTGAAAAATCGCTACTTGACTATGCCCAAGGCCTCGCACCTAACGAAAATAGGCATGAAACCTTTATCATAATGGAACCGGTTCGATTAGCATAatttctttacaaaaaattgaaatgtcGTTTTAGAAAACCGGTTTGGCACTTGTCGTCAAAACACGGTTTCAAATGAACGTTTATTTACAGGATTTTGAAGATGTTGACCTATTTGCAAATGTTAGCGCCGGCTTTTTCCCAATGCTTTGGCTCGAGAACGTATGGCGGTGTTCACTTGAGACTTTTTTGACTCGGTTTTAGGGCGCTGAGGTTCCCCACGATATCGTGGACGAGATTCgcgaaaatttcaacaaactgATGGTTTTTGACGCGGTTAAGTACTTCCTGATCGTGCTCGGGGCGATTTTGTTAGCTGTTTCTATTATGCTAGCGATGAGTCAAGACAAAGTGTGGTGTTTcaccaacaaaaataactcaatTGCTAGCGACAACCAAATGGCGAAAATTATTAATCTGAACGCAAATGCTGCACTTGCCCGGAACTGGGAAAATATCAACAACGCCACTTGGAAAATCGTGGAATAGAGCACTTACCTTACATAAGGTGTGACCTAGATAGGAAAAAAGTGTAAACACCCGATAAAAATTCCAATTTATTGCAAACATTTCGACGAACAACAAAGTTGAGATTAATCTAAATCACATTTAAACtagaaaaacaattatttagttaAGTACCTGCGTGTTtactaacaaatgtttgaaAGGAACTCCTTCACTTTttgtgcacattttttattaaaaatcacaaataaataattcggtcAATTTTGCCTACCCTACTTTAAAGCTTACTCGAATCACAATTTTTGTTCACTTCAATCGTTCAGTAGTCCCTTGATCGCGTAATAACTTCCTGAAAATAGAGCAAACCacgaaataacaataacaaaaatgttctTCCATAATCGCCACTTCATGAACCCAAAATCGCCGTTTTCGcccaaattcaaaataatgtcAATGACGACAGGGATGAAAAGTCCAAGGGTGGAGAAAAACACTGATCCCACCAGTCCTATGATAGCGTCCAGTTTGGGCACAGCTGCAGCAATTCCGGTTACAAAACACACCAAAATAGTCCTCATCACTATTTGGGAAACGTTGTGGTACTTTTCCGGAATTTTCCGGGCGAGTTTTCTCCAAGTTATGTCACACGGGACGTAGAATTGCAACATAAAGGTGAAGAAAACTGCGATGGCTATGCAAAGTTTGGCCACTTGGGCCGctctgtaattttttcttttaataaaaagtgggTGCACAAAATAGTCTTACATGTCGCTGTTTGGTAATTCCTCAATGACGTTCGCTTTGACCGAATCACCGAATCTAATGTAACCGaacaaaccaataattgtGTAAAGAGTCACAACAAAGCTCATGGCAACGTTTAGGACTCCCGGACATCCGATAAATTGCGGTTTGATCATTGAGTTTTCAATCGGCAGCATTGTGCCAATTCCCTCCATTGCAAACAACACAGTGCTGAAGAAAAGCGGGATTAGGGAAACGTCTTTGAACAGTTTTCGTTCCTCAATTTTGATAGAACTGATTCCGGAGAACATGTAATACAAAGTGATGAGGAAAGCAGTAACCATTGTCACATTTGCGATTATTGAGAATGGAACCAAGTGTTTCAACTGCCGCACTTGGCAACACAAAGTCAAAGGCACCAAAAGCATAAGCATGTAATACTGAATCGGCCAATGGGAGACGGACGCGTAGTGATAATTCACAAGCTACAAGAACTGTTATAAACTCGGAAATCATTACAATTAACTTACATCTTGGACGCTCccacaaataaaaacaatgtaaaCGGCATTGCCTGCATAGTAAGTCAAAAGAAGGGCGACGTCAACAAAAATCCtggaaaaaatcgtaaaatcaGGTCTTGGAATTTTTGGTGCAGTGTCATTGTTATTCAGGAAGTGTTTTTGTGGATTGCGTGTGGAAATTTTCGGTGGTGGTACTTTAGATAAATTATTGATTGTGATGACACAACAAGTttataaatcaaatatttttttgtggtcaAGCGACGCTCACGGAACTGTTCATTCATCAATGGTTAAATGATTTGTATGGTAATCACGCTCATTATCCTCCACATAGTAGTGATATATTAAAATTCCTTCCATGTGAACTCATTTACCGCACCTTCAATAATCATGTCAATAACTgaagtaaaaattaacattgttCGGATTTGTAGAGTGGAAGGTCATGCAAGCAATGGGTTGAAGGCTAGAACATCAGTGAAATCtcgctatttaaaatttcaccaaaacgcagtttatttaataaatttttgaagaataattagtagatttgattttttcggtAGCATGTGATATACCTACAAATAGTACACTGCTCAACAATTGAAGTGGATATTGagagaaattctaaattttggtaattcattgtatattaaataataaaaaacaattacaaaaaataaatttatactcgttcacactcaaaattaaaaactgaagaaaattgTCCGTAAAAAACCAGCACTAGAAGTAAAACTCAAAATCGAAAAAACGTAACGAAACTTAAAAGttctcaaatttaaattttacatcatcCCTACTAAAACCTTGTACCGTGTAGGACCTCTCCTGGCTGTTAGCAGGGCTCTTACTCAATTGGAGAGACTCATTATCAAATTGTTCATAAATTCTTGAGGTATCACTTCCCAAATTCCTTGCAATGCATTAGCCAGCTCTTGTAAAGTGTCAGGAGACTGCTGGAGCTGGTTTAAATGCCTAGACATTTCGGCCCAAACATGTTCGATGCAGTTCATGTCAGGCGAACAGGGTGGCCACTCCATTCGTGTAATGCCATGGTGTCCTATGCGCTCATTCACAAATCTGGCGCGACGAGGGCGGGCATTATCGCCAATAAATACGAATCGTTTGCCTATTGCACCAAAAAATGACACAATTATCGGCTCTATCACTCTGTCTCGATAGCGGACAGCAgtcattgttttattaattaagacCAATAGGTCTGTGCGGCCATTAAAACATATGCCTCCCCATACGCAAACTAACCCGCCACTAAAAAGAGTGGTTGGATTTTCATTATACCGTTGTTCTCTTAGCCACAATGCTAAAAAGTGTGGAAGGAAAGAGGACAACGGTATAATGCAAATGTGATGGCTTCAACCACACTTTTTGGTGGCGGATCAGTGTGCGTGTGGGGAGGCATATGTTTTAATGGCCGCACAGACTTATTGGTCTTGATTAATGAAGCAATGACTGCTGAGCGTTCTCGAGATAGAGTAATAGAGCCGataattgtacaattttttggtgCAATAGGCGAAAGATTCATGTTTATTGATGATAATGCCCGCCCTCATCGCGCCAGAATTTTGAATAAGCGCATAGAACATCATGGCATTACACGAATGGAGTGGCCACCCTGTTCACCTGACATGAACTGCATTGAACATGTTTGGACCGAAATATCTAGGTGTTTAAACCAGCTCCAGCAGCCTCTTGAAACGTTACAAGAACTGGCTAATGGATTGTAAGAAATTTGGGATCGATACCacaagattttattaataatttaataatgagtCTCTTCAATCGAGTAAAAGCCCTGCTAAGAGCCAGGAGAGGACCTACACGGTACTAGGTTTTTGTAGGGACGGTGTAAAATTTGACTTTGAGAACTTTTaagtttcgttaggttttattcattttttgttttacttctaGTTCTGGTTTTTCAcggacaatttttttcagtttttaattttgagtatgaacgagtataaatttatttattgtgactgttttttgttatttaatatacaatgtattaccaaaatttagaatttctctcaatatccacttcaattgttgagcagtgtattttaatacatagagaataatattaaaaaaataataaaaaatattatttttatcacacaacgatccgaaaaagatccataacttgtttataattttttgttttatcaaagactattaaattattattataaaattatgtattaaatgcctaaacttaattaactaaaaagatatttgaCTTGatatcgtaaatattttcgggTCACCCTTGTCAAAACATCTTATAATGATAATTGGTCATCTAAAACACcattatctgttgtaaaactttatggtgtacaaagaaaactttGCTACAATACCGtgcgattttctaaaattttgatctagttatcgATGACAGTTATCTTAAACCGATGTCCATTccggaaataaaattctaacaTAAATTGTTTATGTTCTTCGGTGAACATTTTAGACATATTGACAGAAAAGGCGATGATGAAGTTACTTACGCAATACATTTCACTGCTGAGgaactgtcatggataactagatcaaaattttaaataatcgcttggtattttttatttttgtatcattttaaatacagtaagataaaaattacatcctttaagttttaacttttttctttaaaactctatcttttttaaattattagtttttatgtaataatttttttaaaagatgcTAGTtatgttccatttgaaaaaacataactttagttaaaaaaaaaggaatagtcaatatttctaataataaatcaGTTATGGAGCTTTTTCGAATCGATGGGAAGTTTTCTTCTGAAGTGTCgtaataacaacaattttcaaaaattctatGTTTAActacaataattttgttgagATAGTTGTAACCGTAATTCTAGTGGCTTTCTTTAAAGCAATATCtatgagaaataaaaaaatatgtataaaaaagttaaaagttttttcttgaaaacttATGAAAGGTTGATGTTTATTCCGCGTCCGATGTATTTATCCTCTCCATAATCCTCCGACGCTGCACTAATAAGGCCATCAATTaagcaaaataataaagtgttgAAGCGGAAGCCTAGTAATTTACTGTTGCAATGCTCGATACGGAAACACGGAGGACCTTTCACTTCAGAAATATAAATATGATAAGATTCAtcggaaaaacatttttcccaTGTTTGAATAAGCAACCTCAAGTGGTCGAGTGAGTTAGTTTAAATTCaagaaatgtatttttacGGTTGTGGTTTTTCGAATTGCATTTTTGCGTCCTTGGAACAcgcttttaatttaatatcggTACCGAAATAATTAAGCCTGAAAGTAGGAGCGGGAATTTTGCACGGAACCAGTTTCACCGCCCGTTAGATTCGAATGAGTTGCataaagtttgttaaaaaaaatagcgaaaGCTATGTCAGAAAGCCACGGTAAAAGTAAATCGAATTCCTTTCCTATTACGAAAGAAATCCCACATTGAAGACACGCAGTCTACTGCGTAGTaacttaattttctttttggttTTCACCGGTGCACGAAGAGCTCGTCGCTTCAGGCGCTCGAAAATTGCACACATCAGGTCAGGCATTGCAACAAGAGCAAGCGGAAAATTTCCAAGCGATCGCCTGATTTTTAATAGCCCCGCAAAAAGTCCGGGCAGGTGCTCCGCCGAAATCCGGCGATGCTGACAGGGCCGGGTTGATTTTTTCGTCAATTAACGTTTACCAACCGCTGTTGGGCAATCCGGCCCTGTCCGCATACTCTGTTATTCCTCACTCATAGCGTGAAGGCAAACCATCAACAACCATGACCCCAAATAACAAAACTGAGCGAGCGAAGCGGTactattttttgcataaattgcGTAATTCTGAATCATCTCGTCCTTACCTGGCGAAGTTTGCCAAGGGCTGGACCGGCTTCGGGCCGTATTTGAAGACGGCATGGGCCGTTTCGGCGAAGCCCAGCATCGGGACTTTGGCCTTCTTGCATATTTCTTGCGATGCGAATATCTGGAATAAACGATTCTTGTAGCTTGACGAGACAACAGCTTTCAAACAAGTTTGGGCTATGTCCAATTATTGGCCATCGACGGACCACGTCAATCAACTTATTGGCGCAAATTAAGCCCCTTTTATGACCGCCATTTTGCGAAATCGGGGCCAGAATGCctcgcaaaaaattcaacGAGAGGAATTTTTACGTAGGAATTCCTCGctgattaaaagaaatgtcGTTGACTCTTAAACAACTACCAcgtatataaatataaaattcatTTACCTCTCTCCAAGGTAAACACATACACAACAATATTGTTTTGATCACTTTAGCCGCCTCGCAGAGCACAACATTTCGGAATAATTGGGCTCCATTAACACCAATTTCTGAATTCACGAAAATTGTTACTCTCCCATTTCAggattatttcaaaactttttcaagttagtTCGAAAAATGTCCTCCATAAACAATCTGCTTTACgtatttgttgttaaaaaatcatattatataaatgcataaataagttttttcaatattGGACTATGACTGTTAAACCTTGAATTTAATAACAGAATATGTGTCAATTATTCAACTCGCGGTGCCTTTTACGTGTTAtcttttcattatttaaacaataataaaatacaggtgGTCCAGCTCAGttcccgtcttctgtagctcagtcaTTACTTAAtagtaaagttggacttttgatattttatagacgtattttaggaaaaaactcgttcgtcAATGGCAAATGACTTTGATGATAAAAGTCAAACATGGTTaatgttttagcaaataactcCAAATCTGTTAGGATTGGCAATAGGTTtgtgataacaaaaaatattgcccTTTTAATTCCTCATCGAATGATATAAAGACAAATagaagttgccatttaaaatacgcAAAATACTCAAAGTTTcaaaagtttggaaataaattcaaaaccctctgtagtaattcagatcaatcaaacttaataaataagtCTGTTAGACCTTGTTCAACACGTAACTAGTAATAAAGTCcttaaaaaaacactgtttctattttttattaatttttaaaagtgtaaaaacatttttttgttttaatttttttaagagtaATCTTTGAACCGttttgaaatagttatttacctatCGAGTTTGGAAAGTGCAATTTCCAACATGAGCACTTTGTTTGCGGCACGAGCGCAGCGAGggtcaaattttttgtaacgaatgtgtcaaaaaaaattaaaaattaatattttttataatttcgttttttttgctaaCAAGTTGGTAGCAAttcaaacaatcaaaaaagTGACATGAACTGTTATGTatcgtaaaaaaaatcgttttcatCTAATGGTTGCAATACCAACCTATTAAATGTCCCTAGCCattgttgcaaagtaaaaaacacgcTGAAGCGTCTGGGAAATAGCTATCTGAAAGCTatgagtaaaaaaaaactttagggacATTAAACTACTAAGAAGGTATCCTAATgggtacaaaaaaataatagatggtccttaaaaaaatattgtaaaaaatatttttctgaaatctGTCCCAGAGTATGAAtactatttataaaatatcaaaacttcAACTTTCAAAGAACTACAGAAGACGAGAGCTGGGCTGGACCAGCCTATATAaaaaatccagttttcaataaaaataaattaataattcaaataattgGTGCATAATTTTATCctttgttcattttttaagcattaaaaaagtaatgaGTAAAACTCAATTAATGGtctattaatttttgcttaatgGCAAACTTATTGTGATACGAGAGAAACTTTCcttaaaaacaatgcaaaattAGAGAAACAGTGACTCAATCAATAACAGTTGTTACAACTAGTATAAAAACAACCAATacttaataaaattcaacTTTAGAAGTACAGATAATGATGTGGAATTTGGAAAAGCCCGAAGGCGTCACCACTATCACCgcaaaaattcgaaatatgcaaaattttgccaTTAATAAGATAAACACGcttcttgaaataatttgttgaCGACCTAGACTCTAAATTGCAAATTTGAAAGTAATTCTATTCAAAGTGAAAATCtggaaaacatatttttaaaatctcattagaaaattattattacgaaCGAATTGTTCTGTATAAAATGACCGCGTAAAATTGAGAATAACTAATCACTCGCTTTTTAGcctcaaattaaataaaatttatgattCACCTCTCAAACAAACCAcaagcaaaatatttatttacgtgAAAAATAAACCGCAAAATTAATCCTAGCTAACCATTTAACATAACTGTTTTGGTTCATAAATACGATTAAGGATTTTAATTGCGAAATACTACGAATTTCCCAGGTGTTTCACAAATTACGCAACGAACAACCACGAAATGTCGACATTAGCTCTAACGATGTTCGTGTTGTTccctcaattaaaaaatgaagaggcaaagaaaattttttatttatttgagacGTAACTAAGTCAAGAGCAGAAGGAAAGTCAGAAAATTGTTATAAACATTATCCCTGCTAATAAACATTTATGACTAAGGTGCGGTCTCTTATGCAACGGACAAAGAACATTATGCATCAACAAATCTCAGAGTTACTCTCACTTTCGCAAATTTGTCTTCTATTCTCCAGGACTTGAAGTTTGGAAATTTGTCGATTGCCAAATAAACTTTTATCAGATAGAAATGTATTTACCAGCAGGTGGATGGTGTGGGTGCACAGAATTCCAGTCAGGACCGTCCCTATAACACCAATAACAATCCCGGCAGCGGCCACTGCACTAGGTATGGCCAAAATCCCCGTTCCGAGCGAACTCTTCAAGAGGTGCATCAACGCCCCGGAAAACCTACAAAGGGGAATTACACCGGACCCAAAAACCACAATTTTATTACGTGTTGGGATGTTCCACATTTCTGTGTTCGTAAGGACTGTATTCCTTCTCAGCAAGTGTGTCGACACTCCCGACCGGGATTTTGTACTCATGATCGGCAAGTTTAGTTCTagtaaaaaacacttttagaGGGAAAactcttgaaaaaaaagtactcACGTCGAGCTGAAATTGTCGACAGTGAATGTCGACGGaaacttttcttttttgttgcTGTCTGTCATGGTTTCTGCTAAAAATCCGATTTAGCGATCAAGTGAAAGCTGCGAAAATTTGGGGAAAACCGCGTCGACATCTATCAGTTTCTAGTTTCGGTGACTGAAAATTCTGTAATTGCGCGATTATGAAACGTTATTAACCCAGATCTTTGCCGAGGagaaaaaatttgtgaaaCTCACCTGAGTAAGATACAATAAACCAATCAGAGctgttgtaattattaatttacccACTAACACGGTTGTGCGTACTACACATGATGTATATATCCAACAGCAGTACGCGACTATACTAAGTAAATTATAGCACCTGTGATGGTATATATATTAGTGGAGTCTACACGCTGTCTATACCCAACGGACCAATGTCCTTGCcttattttatataaacaggAAACTTGCTGTGCGAAGAATTAGCCACTAATCAGCATCCAGAGATTTTCGCGACTCTTTCTTTTTTGACGTCGAAAGGACTCACATGTGACGACAATATCCAGATGTGACATCACGTAATTAATGTAAATACAATGCGTTGATGTCAGTATCATAATTTATACTGAATCCTGTTGCTAAAGTTATGCCAAGGCAATTAAATGATAGCTAATTATCGATAATAATCTATGCTTTCAGCAGATTTCAATATGAGCTTAATTTCCTCTTTCAATAAGCTTTTTGCacggaatttaattaaaaaattcctacTCGAACATTCACGACATGTGTAGCAATTTTCTTATCATTTTTCGATTACTCCAAGTGTGAAGTTTTCTTACACATTTTACCCAACCGCCACTCATCCAATTAT
The sequence above is a segment of the Tribolium castaneum strain GA2 chromosome 9, icTriCast1.1, whole genome shotgun sequence genome. Coding sequences within it:
- the LOC103312746 gene encoding sensory neuron membrane protein 2, which codes for MRLSTPVIVAISGFCILLLALLCSSVIFPELENYLISKETAFVEGSKTFETWKKIPFPFKLKIYFLNVTNVDDFQMGAKPTFREIGPYVYDEFREREVLAVSEDNDTVRYNQKKTYFFNREDSGCRTEEDVVTIINTAAVGIAHKIYKLAPDAMDIVNDALPFLYPGIKNIFVTNTVRNILFDGVTMSCGSDEVAMICDGLKKRRPPSIRPADNNKDYLVAMFHHMNGSVDGPYEIQRGLKDSSKGQVVGFKDNNMLTLWTGDCNTIQGTDLTLNPNLNDLPPKIYFFASDFCRSFSVKFDKELVYLGLKSYKFKNSNLFHIEKNCFCDKNPENEVPGCTPAGTMDVSPCTGSSVVLSQPHFLNAEKSLLDYAQGLAPNENRHETFIIMEPKTGLALVVKTRFQMNVYLQDFEDVDLFANVSAGFFPMLWLENGAEVPHDIVDEIRENFNKLMVFDAVKYFLIVLGAILLAVSIMLAMSQDKVWCFTNKNNSIASDNQMAKIINLNANAALARNWENINNATWKIVE
- the LOC664514 gene encoding proton-coupled amino acid transporter-like protein CG1139, with translation MTDSNKKEKFPSTFTVDNFSSTTKLADHEYKIPVGSVDTLAEKEYSPYEHRNVEHPNTFSGALMHLLKSSLGTGILAIPSAVAAAGIVIGVIGTVLTGILCTHTIHLLIFASQEICKKAKVPMLGFAETAHAVFKYGPKPVQPLANFARIFVDVALLLTYYAGNAVYIVFICGSVQDLVNYHYASVSHWPIQYYMLMLLVPLTLCCQVRQLKHLVPFSIIANVTMVTAFLITLYYMFSGISSIKIEERKLFKDVSLIPLFFSTVLFAMEGIGTMLPIENSMIKPQFIGCPGVLNVAMSFVVTLYTIIGLFGYIRFGDSVKANVIEELPNSDIAAQVAKLCIAIAVFFTFMLQFYVPCDITWRKLARKIPEKYHNVSQIVMRTILVCFVTGIAAAVPKLDAIIGLVGSVFFSTLGLFIPVVIDIILNLGENGDFGFMKWRLWKNIFVIVISWFALFSGSYYAIKGLLND